In the Nitrospirota bacterium genome, one interval contains:
- a CDS encoding 2-oxoacid:acceptor oxidoreductase family protein produces MAKRFNIRMAGVGGQGVVTGSHILSTAVIHAGGESTIVPFYGSEKRMAPVESYVRVSDEPIYEIGEITFPHIIIIFHPQVITHGKSYTMPFYFGLKENGIALINNDGPMSLHRDQARELEERHAKLYYFPATKLSLQVAGMDLATNMALMGCIGAITGLTSVEALEESVKERFLGKGFVVSGGTAALDSVVERKFKKKQELIDKNVAVIQAGWNYAVDHGWAAESVKRSEARVPVSA; encoded by the coding sequence ATGGCAAAGCGCTTCAACATTCGGATGGCAGGGGTCGGTGGTCAGGGTGTCGTGACCGGATCACACATTCTCAGCACCGCGGTGATCCATGCAGGCGGTGAAAGCACAATCGTCCCATTTTATGGATCAGAAAAGCGGATGGCGCCGGTTGAGAGTTACGTCCGTGTGTCGGATGAACCGATCTATGAGATCGGAGAGATCACTTTTCCCCATATCATTATTATTTTCCACCCACAAGTGATTACCCACGGCAAGTCGTATACGATGCCGTTCTACTTCGGACTGAAGGAAAATGGAATTGCGCTGATCAATAACGATGGGCCGATGTCGCTTCACAGAGATCAGGCGCGCGAGCTGGAAGAGCGCCATGCCAAACTGTATTATTTCCCCGCCACCAAACTGTCCCTCCAAGTCGCCGGGATGGACCTTGCGACGAACATGGCCTTGATGGGCTGTATCGGAGCCATCACGGGCCTGACGTCTGTTGAGGCGCTGGAGGAGTCGGTGAAGGAGCGATTCCTTGGCAAAGGATTCGTCGTATCCGGTGGAACGGCCGCGTTGGACAGTGTCGTCGAGCGGAAATTCAAGAAGAAGCAGGAATTGATCGATAAAAATGTGGCAGTGATTCAGGCCGGCTGGAATTACGCAGTCGATCACGGTTGGGCTGCGGAATCGGTCAAACGGTCAGAAGCCCGTGTGCCCGTGAGTGCCTAA
- a CDS encoding ferredoxin oxidoreductase has translation MSLDYVKFSGGFEKFMPKEYRDMVEHGPFGKKITVSQMGSFKEILEEHPMCAGCAMTLFIRLAIIAFPNPEDTITVGTAGCGRLAISQAAIPFVYGNYGDQNGVASGLSRGLRLRFGDKPKDVVVMAGDGGTADIGFQQVLHSWFRKERFTTIMLDNEVYGNTGGQESGMTNRGAVLKMAPLGKKFEKMDMLQMAKVAGCAYVASVVPNNPRRVESVIKKAVLIAREVGATYIQAYTSCNIEYAIPTDKVMEDAKAVENDRYQFTEYVSDEAKQYLTERYGYKEYLPKPAAPAAAIPNKA, from the coding sequence ATGAGTCTTGACTATGTAAAATTTTCCGGTGGATTTGAGAAGTTCATGCCCAAAGAATATCGGGACATGGTCGAACATGGCCCGTTCGGAAAGAAAATTACAGTCTCCCAAATGGGGAGCTTCAAGGAAATTCTCGAAGAACATCCCATGTGTGCCGGTTGTGCGATGACTCTGTTCATCCGCCTAGCGATCATCGCCTTCCCCAACCCAGAAGATACCATTACTGTCGGAACGGCAGGCTGTGGACGGTTGGCAATTTCACAGGCTGCGATCCCCTTTGTGTATGGGAACTACGGAGATCAGAACGGTGTGGCGAGCGGATTGAGCCGCGGGTTGCGGTTGCGATTCGGTGACAAGCCGAAGGATGTCGTCGTTATGGCGGGAGACGGCGGGACGGCTGATATCGGCTTCCAGCAAGTGCTCCATTCCTGGTTCCGGAAGGAACGATTCACCACGATCATGTTGGACAATGAAGTGTACGGCAATACCGGTGGGCAGGAGAGCGGGATGACCAACCGCGGCGCCGTTCTCAAGATGGCCCCGCTGGGGAAGAAGTTCGAGAAGATGGATATGTTGCAAATGGCGAAGGTGGCCGGCTGTGCCTATGTGGCATCGGTGGTCCCCAATAATCCCCGTCGTGTCGAGAGCGTCATCAAGAAGGCTGTGTTGATTGCTCGTGAAGTAGGCGCCACCTATATTCAGGCCTACACCTCCTGCAACATCGAGTATGCGATTCCAACCGACAAGGTCATGGAAGACGCGAAAGCCGTTGAGAACGATCGGTATCAGTTCACGGAGTATGTGAGCGATGAGGCTAAGCAGTATCTGACTGAGCGGTATGGCTACAAAGAATATCTTCCGAAGCCGGCTGCTCCTGCCGCGGCAATTCCAAACAAAGCATAA